A region from the Bubalus kerabau isolate K-KA32 ecotype Philippines breed swamp buffalo chromosome 23, PCC_UOA_SB_1v2, whole genome shotgun sequence genome encodes:
- the LYRM1 gene encoding LYR motif-containing protein 1: protein MTMATRQEVLGLYRRIFRLAKKWQAASGQMEDTIKEKQYILNEARTLFQKNKNLTDTDLIKQCIDECTARIEIGLHYQIPYPRPIHLPPMGLTPLRGRGLRSQEKLRKFSKPIYLKSHDEVS, encoded by the exons ATGACAATGGCAACACGACAAGAAGTTCTTGGCCTCTACCGCAGAATTTTCAGGCTTGCGAAGAAATGGCAGGCTGCATCAGGGCAGATGGAAGACACCATTAAAGAAAAACAGTACATATTAAATGAAGCCAGAACGCTGTTCCAAAAAAACAAGAAT CTCACAGACACAGACCTGATTAAACAATGTATAGATGAATGCACAGCCAGGATTGAAATTGGACTACATTACCAGATTCCTTATCCAAGGCCA ATTCATCTGCCTCCCATGGGCCTTACCCCACTACGAGGCCGGGGACTTCGAAGCCAGGAGAAACTGAGGAAATTTTCCAAACCAATATACCTCAAATCTCATGATGAAGTTTCCTAA